The Zalophus californianus isolate mZalCal1 chromosome 6, mZalCal1.pri.v2, whole genome shotgun sequence DNA window CcatatatattaattacatttcttttttttttaaagatttttatttatttattgagagagagagagaatggtagagagagagcatgagaaggaggaaggtcagagggagaagcagaccccctgctgagcagggagcccgatgcgggactcgatcctgggactccaggatcatgacctgagccgaaggcagtcgcttaaccaactgagccacccaggcgccccattaattACATTTCTAAAAAGCAAAGAGCAGTTCAAGTTAattgtgttttttcttatttttataaagcaagtaTCTTTGAAACacacccagttaagaaatggaacTTTATCGGTCATCCTGGAAGCCCTCTACGTGTCCGATTTCAATTATAACAcactccctccccaccagagGATGTGATTTTCTGTGAGGGCTGACTGGCTTGAGAAACATTTAGAGCAGACCACAGCAGGCCAAACCACTGTCCATATCCTGATAGTAATCATTTCCTTATTCTTACTGTAAGATTCGTCACCAAGTGTGTATTCCTAGACATTGCAGTTTAGTattgttcatttctcttttttttaagatatatttatttattttagacagagaaagagaacatgtgggtggaggggaggggcggaaggagagggagagagaatctcaagcagatgccccgctgagcacagaggcagggctctatctcacgaccctgagatcaagacttgagccgagggcgcctgggtggctcagttggttggtcgactgccttcggctcaggtcatgatcctggagtcccgggatcgagtcccacgtcgggctccctgctcggcagggagtctgcttctccctctgaccctcccccctctcatgttctctctctcattctctctctcccaaataaacaaataaaatctttaaaaaaaaaaaaaaaagacttgagccgaaatcaagagtcagagtcttaacagactgagccaccgaggtgccccctgCCTCTCATTTTTGAGGAGGCATCTGCGTAGCTATCCCCAAGATCTGCAGCATCCCCTTGCACCCActcctccagctccagctctgGGCCTCGCCTTCCTGTATGCATCTGTCTGGTAGAGCTCTCATCACAAGGAATTGGATGATGTGTTTATGAGTTGGTTCCTCCAACCAATTTGGGAGGCTTTTGAAGGCAGAGACCACGTTTTATTTGCTTTATAGTCCCCAGTGCCTGGTCTAGAGAATGCACTTCATCAATGTGTGATCAATTAGGGGAAGGCAGTGAAGTGGTAGTCTTGTGCCCCAACTGGATGATGAGCTTCTGAGAGCCATGCCTTCACCTCTTcactgcttcctcttcctctccttcctcccataGTTGAACCCAACATGAGAATGGGCTCAGACTGGGCAGGTGAGGAGTGATGGATTCATTCAAGAGCCagaaagctggggcacctgggtggctcattcagttaagcagctgccctcagctcagggtcctggaatcgagccccatgtcaggctccctgctaagtggggagcctgcttctccctctcactctactcctccccctgcttgtgctataaataaataaataaataaataaataaataaataaataaataaatctttttaaaaaaagtcaaaaaatttCCACAATAGGACTTCTGGATAATATCTTTATTTAGCTTAGGTAAAGGTTTCTTACACATTTCTGGATATTTGGGTTAGAATTTTCTCTATTGCACTCAATAAATTGTTCTTAAGCTTTTATATATGATAAATGCAGACATGCCAGTACAGTGCAGGTTGAAAAAAAGCTTCTTGTgtacaaacttttttaaaaggcatttttataTAGGGCATAGAGACCTGGTCTCTGGTGCCTGAATCTGGACATTCCCTCTGCTCTCTACTCCTCTTATGCGCAAGTCCGCAGCCCCTCTTGGACAGGAACAGGGGCCTTCCAAGGCCAGGAGGCAGCCCTGTTCCTGCCTGTGGGGACAGCAGAAAAAGGCATCACAGTGTCCCGGAACCATGTGGTCAGATTGCTCAGTAGTATCCTAAGCTGCCTCTTCCCTTCACTCATGACAGCTCCTAAGTGTCAAGGAAATTGGACAGGCCCTGGTGTGGCCTGCTCTAAATGTTTCTCAAGCCAGTCAGCCCTCACAGAAAATCAGCCAGCCCCTGGGCTTAGGGGCTTCTAGAGCATTCCCTCGAGGTTTCCTGGGGCTTAGGACTTCCTAACCCAACCAAGCCTCCTGGCTCAAGCACAACTCCAGAAGGCTCCATCTGCTCCTTTGTGGCCCCTGCTGTGTTCACTGTCCGTGGTCAGTATGGAGAGGAGCAAgtccagggtggggggcaggcatgATTCTTCAGGCTTGCCTGCAGCCCAGACAGCAAAACCCAGCCAGACCAATATCTGTGGGTTTCAGGCTGAAGCTTAGAATACCTCCCTGACCCTGGGCCAGCCCACTGGCCTGGTTGCCCAGATAGGCCAGGTAGACAAGAGGCTAGGCTGCAGGGCTCTCAGTCCCCTAAGTGCGTACCCGCACTTGGACGTGCTCACAACGGGCATGCTTCATGGTCAGCCCATAAATGGGGGTCATATCCACCTTCGTGCCCCGGGGCACACTGAATTCCACCTGCTGCAGCAGAAtggccagaaagagaaagacctcCAGGCGGGCAATGGTCTCACCGATGCACTTCCGCTTGCCCATTCCAAAGAGAATCACCTTCTCACTCAGTGCCTTGTTGATGGTGCCATCAAGAGTGAGAAATCGTTCTGGTCGGAACTCAGATGGGTCACCCCATAGCTTCCTGTAATCAGAGAGAAGAAGCTGAAGTGGTAGCCTGGGGGCTCAGAAGCATCAAGTGGGTTGAACCCCAGCCCCAAAGAGTAGGGGATGGGCAAGTGGCCCAGGGACAGCAGGGTCTGGAGCTTGGGAGAGGGCAGAGTTGCCCTTGCCTCCTCTCAACTTACTGGTCATGGTTGATCTGCCACTGGTTCACAAAGACACAACGTCCCTTGGGGATGTAAAAGCCACTCAGACTTGTGTCTTTGGTGGTACTGGGGAAGAAAGAAGCCCAGTCAATCTTAGGACCACAAGGACATCCCCCTGCCTCCCATACCTGTCCCTCCCTCTGGGCCTGATCAGGTACATGGACTGGAGGAAGGCCCACTATCAGACAGCAGTTGATCCATGGGGTCTCACCTATGAGGGATGGTGAAGGGGACGAAGGAAGCATGTCGGAAGGTCTCCAGGATGAATGCCTCCAGGTAGGGCAGCTGGAGCCTGTCAGAGAGCCGGGGCTGCCGGGCCCTGCCAATCACTGTGTCTGCAGAACATAAAGGAccatgtggggtgcctgggtggctcagtgggttaagcatctaccttctgctcaggttatgatctcagggtcttgggatccagcccagccctgcaccaggtcccctgctcagtgggagtcggctcctccctctcccacccctcccccagcttgtgctctcctctcgctcactctctctcaaataaataaaatctttaaaataaaataaaaaaggaccaTGTGGATGAAGGGGCTGCCCAGAACTTGGCCAGGCCCTCTGCCTTGAGCACTTTAAAGGAAGCCACCACCTACCCAGCTCCTCCTGGATCTTTTTCTGTACATTGGGGCTTGTCACCAGGTATAGGAGGCTCCAGGAGATGGCAGTTGTGACGGTGTCAAATCCTGACCAGGGGAGAACAAAGGGAAAGATTAAGCAATTGGCAATTGGCAGGCCAGGGCAGTCGGGCACAGGAAAGGCACGATGGGGTAGCTCATACCAGCTCCAAAGAGGTCCAAGACAACATTAACAATCTTCTCGTCAGACAGCTGAATGTTGGCATTCTCATCCAGCCTCTTGTCCTGACAATGCTCGATCAGGCTGTCTGTGATATCCCGAATGTGGCCCTGGGTAGGGAAGGCCCACAGGTGAGCAAGACCCCAAACCCAGACCAACCTCTCCATCCTGGTTCCTCACCGTCCCTAAAACCTTCGTTCAAGAGGTGACCCCTCTACCTCAAGGCTGCCATCCCAGCTTCTCGTGCCCCTTTAAGGCTCTCTCCTGCCTCAGAATCCTGGCAGCCCCAACTCAAGGGACACCTGAGACAGAGGGGTCATCTAGACATGCTCTTTACACTTCTTTCTCCCATGAGGCCAGGAGACcaacttttttaattcttcctgttCCCCACAACCACTGGCCTTGGGTCCTGCACAGACtgggtattcagtaaatattgctGTCTGATGGAAGGATTGAAAGGCTAATCAGGGAAAAGTTCTATTTCCCTGCCAAGGATGGAGTCCACTCAACCACTCACCTCAAAATCCCAGGGTGAAGGCCCTGAGATCCTGCCAAATCCCCTACTTCTCCAGTTACCTCTGACCTTCTGGCCCCAACCCTACTGCTTCCCAccacccacctgcctctccccagccagTACCTTCTCAAATGTTTTGTAGTGTTCCTTGACCAGCTTTTGCATGAAGCTGTAAAACCTCTTATTCAGGTCCTTGAAGAAATCCAGGGCAGGGTTGGGCAGGTATCGGAGGATGGGGAAGAAGTCCACAGGGTTCCCAGAGGCAACCGCCTCCCCGAACTCATTATTCAGGTTGATTAAGCTAAGCAGCTCTTGGTCGTCATGGTCATAGCGCTTGCCAAAGCACATGGCACAGACGACATTGGCCACTGACACCACTACATATCTGTAGGGGTCAAAGTGTCCAACCTCTGCCATCTGTTCCTGCAACCTGCTGAGGAGGGCCTCAGCCTCCTTCCTCACATGCTCTTCCAGGTAGCAGGAGGATGAGGAACCCGGGTCTGAGGCAATGGAGAAACTCTTCAGGGCGTTCTGGGCCAGGCGCCTGCGGGCAGCCCACACTGGTCCAGAGTCTGGGCTGAAGGACATGCTTTGGCCATTAGTAATCAGAGTGAAGCTGTAGAGGTCAGGCCGGCCCTTGAAATCCTCACCCTGCCTCACTAGGGCTTGCCGGACGGTGTCCAGGCCGCTGAGCACCAGCACGGGTGTGGAGCCAATGTGGATTTGCAGCACGTCCCCATAACGCTGGCTCAGCCTGGACAGCGCCAGATGTGGGTTCTTCCCCAGGGTCAGCACGTTCCCCAGCAGgggccagccccagggccccGGGGGACTCTTTAGGCCTTTGGGAACCCAAGGCTGCCAAGCCCTGACCACCCAGAGCACCAGGCAGAAGACAGTGGAGGCCAGGAGAAGCTCTGTGGCCGAGATGGGGATGGAGAATCTGGACGCAGAGAACATCATCAGCGTAGAGTTCTCAAGATGGCTGCCgagaggtggggtgggaagaaaaGACCAAGCTATTAGAAGGGGGGATATGGGAACCAATGTCCTAAAGTGTCAGCATGCTggtcaaagaaaggagaaattttcCTATCCAGAACAGCTAACTGGAcatgaaggagaggaggagacGGGAGAAGCTGTTTGTTGAGCTGCCACTGTGTACCAAGAATGTCatagccagggcgcctgggtggctcagatggttgaacgtccgccttcggctcaggtcatgatcccagggtcctggaattgagcgccacatcgggctccctgcttggcggggaccctgcctttccctttccctctccctctactgtttcctctgcttgtgctctcttgctctctctgtcaaataaataagtaaaataaaataaaataatttcatagccATTCATTCAGTCCTGTCCACAGCCTAAAAGGTAGACTacagagaggctcagagaggttaagtaacttgcacaagTTCACACAGTCAGGAAGTGTTGGATCCATACTCCCAACCCAAAGTGCCCAATTCCAGAACAATCCTGCACCAATCTAAAACAGGGTTTTCCttagtgcacctgggtggctcagttggttaagcatccaactcttgatctcagctcaggtcttgatctcagggtcatgagttcaagc harbors:
- the LOC113910089 gene encoding cytochrome P450 1A1, with the translated sequence MMFSASRFSIPISATELLLASTVFCLVLWVVRAWQPWVPKGLKSPPGPWGWPLLGNVLTLGKNPHLALSRLSQRYGDVLQIHIGSTPVLVLSGLDTVRQALVRQGEDFKGRPDLYSFTLITNGQSMSFSPDSGPVWAARRRLAQNALKSFSIASDPGSSSSCYLEEHVRKEAEALLSRLQEQMAEVGHFDPYRYVVVSVANVVCAMCFGKRYDHDDQELLSLINLNNEFGEAVASGNPVDFFPILRYLPNPALDFFKDLNKRFYSFMQKLVKEHYKTFEKGHIRDITDSLIEHCQDKRLDENANIQLSDEKIVNVVLDLFGAGFDTVTTAISWSLLYLVTSPNVQKKIQEELDTVIGRARQPRLSDRLQLPYLEAFILETFRHASFVPFTIPHSTTKDTSLSGFYIPKGRCVFVNQWQINHDQKLWGDPSEFRPERFLTLDGTINKALSEKVILFGMGKRKCIGETIARLEVFLFLAILLQQVEFSVPRGTKVDMTPIYGLTMKHARCEHVQVRVRT